In Desulfonatronovibrio magnus, one DNA window encodes the following:
- a CDS encoding PhnD/SsuA/transferrin family substrate-binding protein, which translates to MFSANFKLMFFMPSLLIVFLVVLLVLLLSPKNVTAQSDLVYSPLPLTNPNSVIAQSMDIVQYIEQNLDLKVEIQYEHDYATILGKFARDEIHLVHLGPLPFIMLKALAPHAEPVIFFREPDGRTSYTCSLATAIDNSEDPATTQGPIALPQPLSTCGFLTTSHLLRAYDTNLQHLPYTFLDSHEAVAQALVRGEFALGGLKSAIGQSYDQIGLQLLKQGPELPGFAMVANARVMDEKLRTELATILTEIPDDIYSQWQGLGQWGMSKAGSEDYCDLLLLDGIEDIPDCGDLDCTLLKNALEDICAIP; encoded by the coding sequence ATGTTTTCAGCAAATTTTAAACTTATGTTTTTCATGCCATCCCTGTTGATTGTGTTTCTTGTTGTACTATTGGTTCTGCTCTTGTCACCAAAAAATGTAACTGCTCAGAGTGATTTAGTTTATTCTCCATTGCCACTGACCAATCCCAATAGCGTGATTGCCCAGAGTATGGATATTGTCCAGTACATTGAGCAGAATCTTGATTTGAAGGTGGAGATTCAGTACGAGCACGATTATGCTACTATTTTGGGAAAGTTTGCCCGTGATGAAATACATCTGGTTCATCTTGGTCCATTGCCCTTTATTATGTTGAAGGCCCTGGCACCCCATGCTGAACCTGTTATTTTCTTTCGAGAACCTGACGGCCGGACATCCTACACATGTTCACTGGCCACGGCTATAGACAATAGTGAAGACCCCGCAACAACTCAGGGCCCAATAGCTCTGCCCCAGCCTCTTTCCACCTGTGGTTTTTTAACTACCTCCCATTTGCTACGTGCTTACGATACAAATCTTCAGCATCTGCCTTACACTTTTCTGGACAGTCACGAGGCTGTGGCTCAGGCTCTTGTCCGTGGAGAGTTCGCCTTGGGAGGACTGAAGTCTGCCATTGGCCAGTCATACGACCAGATAGGACTGCAGTTACTTAAACAGGGGCCGGAGCTGCCAGGATTCGCAATGGTTGCCAATGCCCGGGTCATGGATGAAAAACTGAGAACTGAGTTGGCCACGATTTTAACTGAAATCCCTGATGATATCTACAGTCAATGGCAGGGACTGGGGCAATGGGGGATGAGCAAGGCAGGCAGTGAGGACTATTGTGACTTGCTGCTCCTTGATGGAATTGAAGACATTCCTGATTGCGGAGATTTAGACTGTACACTCCTTAAAAATGCTCTGGAGGATATATGCGCCATTCCATAA
- a CDS encoding sensor histidine kinase, translated as MNKNQSFSSCLNYAGWVNVSSRLVAIVLTAVFLLAAFYPQNLYGRCDEHAAVDAEQHVLLLNSYHKGLSWTDALTDAVFDVLAPLGVEITVEYMDTKRTPLSQSEDYLLPFLSARLEDTSFDTVIVSDNDALDFAKKYRSVLFPGTPIVFCGINYFTPDMIDDSGWFTGVMEVTDARGTFDVMQMMLPEMKRVTVISDGTPTGLAESRAARSVLSHELDQVEIRYIDNPETESLLAELAGLDPETDAVLLTVFNMDAKGRYFTYEESARLITEAAPCPVFGLWDFYLGAGVAGGRMASAADQGRVAANMAAAIVQGAHPQDLPIVTNSPNRTFFDAPALLRHSIHPSSLPEGSVVHNQNPAWIRLQQDGLDRDSKFSYEMFHGHGSVMMILDPEDGRILDINKAGAEFYGYPLEQMLTMNIMDFNILPAARVQMEIEQARQENVNRFRFKHRMASGEIRDVEVNSWPVHIQDTPVLFSIIQDVTSIISSQAQLEGILAERTETLKRRTRALVFILVTFVAAQGVAITLIVRYALRQNKLSSELKQANEKLERLNAEKDKLFSIISHDLKSPLSGLISSTKMLSSQLAVFSQDDIRYISSELHKNSKSTYALLEELLQWAQMSQGGIDYKPVPCSLSEMISIGINTVKSAAKDKDIVIRTDFPDDIAVMVDQSMVKTVLRNILSNAIKFSHQGGEVLIRARHSEGKITMAVKDNGIGMSEEVKSMLFTVNKAKQQLGTDGEKGTGLGLMFCKQFIEQHGEKLWVESEPGKGTTVFFTLPNG; from the coding sequence ATGAATAAGAATCAATCTTTTTCTTCCTGTTTGAACTATGCTGGATGGGTTAACGTCTCCTCGAGGCTGGTTGCCATTGTGCTGACTGCTGTTTTTCTTTTGGCCGCGTTCTATCCACAGAACCTTTATGGGCGTTGTGACGAGCATGCCGCGGTTGATGCAGAGCAGCATGTTCTTCTGTTAAATTCTTATCATAAGGGCCTGTCCTGGACCGACGCACTGACTGATGCGGTTTTTGATGTGCTTGCCCCTCTGGGTGTCGAGATTACGGTTGAATACATGGATACAAAACGCACCCCCCTGTCTCAAAGCGAGGACTATCTGCTGCCATTTCTTTCCGCCAGGTTAGAAGATACATCCTTTGACACAGTCATTGTCAGCGATAATGATGCCCTGGACTTTGCCAAGAAATACCGGTCCGTCCTTTTTCCTGGTACGCCCATTGTATTTTGTGGAATTAATTACTTTACTCCAGATATGATCGATGATTCCGGCTGGTTTACCGGAGTCATGGAAGTGACTGATGCCCGGGGTACGTTTGATGTGATGCAGATGATGCTGCCGGAAATGAAGCGGGTAACAGTGATTTCGGACGGGACCCCCACAGGCCTGGCCGAATCCAGGGCAGCGCGTTCGGTTCTTAGCCATGAACTTGACCAGGTGGAAATCAGGTACATTGACAATCCTGAAACCGAGTCTTTGCTTGCAGAATTAGCCGGTTTAGATCCTGAAACAGATGCTGTCCTGCTGACAGTTTTTAATATGGATGCCAAAGGAAGGTACTTCACTTACGAGGAAAGCGCGAGATTGATAACTGAAGCAGCTCCATGCCCGGTTTTTGGGCTTTGGGATTTTTACCTCGGGGCCGGAGTTGCTGGCGGGCGCATGGCCAGCGCAGCGGATCAGGGAAGAGTTGCCGCAAACATGGCTGCAGCAATTGTTCAGGGTGCTCATCCGCAGGATTTACCCATTGTTACGAACAGCCCCAACCGGACTTTTTTTGATGCCCCGGCTTTGCTTCGGCACTCTATCCATCCATCCAGTCTGCCCGAGGGCTCAGTCGTTCACAACCAGAACCCAGCCTGGATCCGACTTCAGCAAGACGGCCTGGACCGGGATTCCAAGTTCTCCTATGAGATGTTTCATGGACATGGTTCAGTCATGATGATCCTGGACCCGGAAGATGGCCGCATCTTAGATATTAATAAAGCCGGGGCTGAGTTTTATGGCTATCCCCTGGAGCAGATGCTGACCATGAATATAATGGACTTTAACATACTCCCGGCAGCCCGGGTCCAAATGGAAATTGAGCAGGCCAGACAGGAGAATGTTAACCGGTTCCGGTTCAAGCACCGGATGGCATCCGGAGAAATTCGCGATGTAGAGGTTAACTCCTGGCCGGTTCACATTCAGGATACGCCGGTCTTGTTTTCCATTATTCAGGATGTGACTTCTATTATTTCCAGTCAGGCCCAACTGGAAGGTATCCTGGCTGAGCGGACCGAAACTCTTAAAAGGCGTACCCGGGCCCTGGTATTTATTCTTGTGACCTTTGTGGCGGCCCAGGGTGTGGCCATTACATTGATTGTCCGCTATGCCCTGAGACAAAACAAACTGTCCTCAGAGCTCAAGCAGGCCAATGAAAAGCTTGAGAGACTCAATGCTGAAAAGGATAAGCTTTTTTCCATAATTTCCCATGATCTCAAGTCTCCTTTGTCGGGTTTGATTTCATCTACAAAAATGCTTTCCAGTCAGTTAGCTGTATTTTCTCAAGATGATATTCGCTATATTTCCAGTGAGCTTCATAAGAATTCCAAAAGTACATATGCGCTTCTCGAAGAGTTGCTTCAATGGGCACAGATGAGCCAGGGGGGAATTGACTATAAACCTGTGCCCTGCAGTTTAAGTGAAATGATAAGTATCGGGATTAACACAGTGAAGAGTGCGGCTAAGGACAAGGACATAGTAATTAGAACTGATTTTCCTGATGATATTGCGGTCATGGTTGATCAGTCCATGGTTAAGACAGTGCTGCGCAATATACTTTCCAATGCCATTAAATTCAGTCATCAGGGAGGTGAGGTCTTAATCAGGGCCCGGCATTCAGAGGGTAAAATTACAATGGCGGTGAAAGATAACGGGATTGGGATGAGTGAAGAGGTTAAGTCCATGCTGTTTACTGTTAATAAGGCTAAGCAGCAGCTTGGAACTGACGGTGAAAAAGGAACCGGCCTGGGATTGATGTTTTGTAAACAGTTTATTGAACAGCACGGAGAAAAGCTCTGGGTGGAAAGTGAGCCTGGAAAGGGTACAACAGTATTTTTTACCCTGCCAAATGGGTGA
- a CDS encoding PAS domain S-box protein: MRHSIMALPMRQVLFFALIITGLWLAIFSYLNQDMASGRKLFLNTQVQTQDIAWQAVLQLHQTGMQSYFETHLTRPEVLRQLELAYNDGHEVEARMTLYRLIWPLYDSLAKSRKVQQLHYHTPDGRSFLRFHAPHLSGDALQDDRPSIRIANQEFRTVKGFEAGRVVSGFRNVFPIVDQGKHLGSVEISQPFDALRRAMAELHEHREFIFLVNGAHVYDLLFQEQRRLYASSPVYPGWYEEDPHRELPHAPPPLSETAQKLQYILAVEPGLDAAFEQGSSSAFALKMGGSYYAATLTAVPDIKGQNAAMLLSFAPAPELKQMQHQFFITLTISTVLLIIIMTIFLRLYVQRRETVMERNRLQTITQTMGEGLYMSDIQGRISYVNPEAQNLLGYTETDLLNNNGHDLFHSHEQTSPSNLSSNECPIINTVKNFKTYSNEEKFKCSDGSILPVDVTASPIIREGQVAGVVTVFKDISERKKMQDELRKLSRAVEQSPASVVMTDLKGNIEYVNPTFTSVTGYTLDEVKGKNPRMWKSPDTDPEIHRELWKTISSGNEWRGEFKNIRKNGESFWESASIGPVFNDQGKATHYMSVKEDITDRKKTEEVLLQAREQAEAANIAKSQFLANMSHELRTPFNGIMGMMQLLQTTDLNQEQQEYADAAIISSRRFARLLSDILDLSSIQAGRMVLSNTRFDVKELMESMAGLFSAQAREKSINLQYLIDAEVPAKLVGDVIRTKQILFNLVGNGLKFCDQGSVHIRLSLLSPARGRDLRIMFSVSDTGTGIPEDKLRELFNPFVQVDCSYTREHQGAGLGLTLVKELVSLMNGNISVESKVGQGTTVYVVLPFDLPADKQKESAPTAALSGDGKKHLDILLAEDDPLNQMFMIHILKKMGHSVTLAKNGKEAVDLFQDKEFDCILMDIQMPVMTGDEATRRIRAHEVRSQGPGIRRQESGARDQETGVRGQGAGDRGQISGVRSQESGSGEHKSQVKHFKGDSGFSGQAELGGLSSDHPPSAFSLSQPLKHIPIIAVTAHTQPGDREEFIEAGMDDFIGKPVRKEDLEKVLYKLQTGMGKEP, from the coding sequence ATGCGCCATTCCATAATGGCATTGCCAATGCGCCAGGTCCTGTTTTTTGCCCTGATTATTACCGGCCTCTGGCTTGCAATTTTCAGCTACCTTAACCAGGACATGGCAAGTGGGCGTAAGCTTTTTCTAAATACTCAGGTTCAAACCCAGGATATAGCCTGGCAGGCAGTGCTGCAGCTTCATCAAACCGGTATGCAGTCTTATTTTGAAACCCATCTGACTCGACCAGAGGTTTTGCGGCAGCTTGAGCTTGCTTACAATGATGGCCATGAAGTGGAAGCCAGGATGACATTGTACCGACTTATCTGGCCGCTGTATGATTCGCTTGCAAAGAGCAGGAAGGTCCAGCAGCTGCATTACCATACTCCTGATGGCCGCAGTTTTTTACGCTTTCATGCCCCACACCTCTCCGGAGACGCATTACAGGATGACCGGCCCTCCATACGTATTGCCAACCAGGAGTTTCGTACGGTTAAAGGGTTTGAAGCAGGACGTGTGGTCTCAGGTTTTCGCAATGTCTTTCCCATTGTTGACCAGGGAAAACATCTCGGCAGTGTGGAGATAAGCCAGCCGTTTGATGCTTTGCGCCGAGCCATGGCAGAACTGCATGAGCATCGTGAGTTTATTTTTCTGGTGAACGGTGCACATGTGTATGACTTGCTTTTCCAGGAGCAGCGGCGTTTGTATGCGTCAAGCCCTGTTTACCCAGGCTGGTACGAAGAGGATCCTCACAGAGAACTGCCTCATGCGCCGCCCCCACTCAGTGAAACAGCTCAGAAACTTCAATACATATTAGCTGTTGAGCCTGGTCTGGACGCTGCTTTTGAGCAGGGCAGTTCCTCTGCCTTTGCTCTCAAGATGGGTGGAAGCTATTATGCGGCAACCCTGACAGCTGTACCTGATATAAAAGGTCAAAACGCTGCCATGCTGCTTTCCTTTGCTCCGGCTCCTGAGTTGAAACAAATGCAGCATCAGTTTTTCATAACCCTGACTATTTCTACAGTCCTGCTTATTATCATTATGACAATTTTTCTGCGGTTATATGTTCAGCGTAGAGAAACTGTCATGGAAAGAAACCGTTTGCAGACCATTACTCAGACCATGGGCGAAGGTCTATATATGTCCGATATTCAGGGACGGATCAGCTATGTCAATCCTGAAGCACAAAACCTTCTGGGCTATACAGAAACTGATCTTCTCAACAATAATGGACATGACCTGTTTCATAGTCATGAACAGACCAGTCCGTCCAACCTGTCATCTAATGAATGTCCAATTATAAATACAGTAAAGAATTTTAAAACATACAGTAATGAGGAAAAGTTTAAGTGCAGTGATGGCTCAATACTGCCTGTAGATGTGACTGCCAGCCCGATTATCCGGGAAGGGCAGGTTGCAGGCGTTGTAACAGTATTCAAAGATATTTCCGAGCGTAAGAAGATGCAGGATGAGCTTCGAAAGCTGTCCAGAGCTGTGGAGCAAAGCCCTGCCAGTGTGGTTATGACCGACCTCAAGGGCAATATCGAGTATGTAAATCCTACATTTACCAGCGTGACAGGATACACGCTTGATGAAGTTAAGGGTAAAAATCCAAGAATGTGGAAATCTCCTGATACAGATCCTGAAATACACCGCGAACTTTGGAAGACTATTTCATCGGGTAATGAATGGCGCGGGGAGTTCAAAAATATCAGGAAAAACGGTGAATCATTCTGGGAATCAGCGTCCATTGGACCCGTGTTTAATGATCAGGGAAAAGCAACACATTACATGTCAGTCAAAGAGGATATTACAGACCGGAAAAAGACTGAAGAAGTTTTGCTGCAGGCCAGGGAGCAGGCTGAGGCAGCCAATATTGCCAAATCCCAGTTTCTGGCCAATATGAGCCATGAACTTCGTACCCCCTTTAACGGCATCATGGGCATGATGCAGCTTCTGCAGACCACTGATCTAAATCAGGAGCAGCAGGAATATGCTGATGCTGCCATTATATCATCGAGACGGTTTGCGCGTCTTTTGTCGGATATTTTGGATTTGTCCAGTATTCAGGCCGGCAGGATGGTGCTGAGCAATACTCGGTTTGATGTCAAAGAACTGATGGAGTCAATGGCTGGTCTTTTTTCAGCCCAGGCCAGGGAAAAGTCAATAAATCTGCAATACCTGATTGATGCTGAAGTACCGGCAAAACTCGTGGGTGATGTCATCAGGACCAAGCAGATTTTGTTTAACCTGGTAGGAAATGGTTTGAAGTTCTGCGATCAGGGTAGTGTCCACATCAGGTTATCCCTGCTTTCTCCTGCCAGGGGGAGAGATTTGAGAATAATGTTTTCTGTTTCTGATACAGGAACAGGCATCCCTGAAGATAAATTACGGGAATTGTTTAATCCTTTTGTCCAGGTGGATTGTTCTTATACACGTGAGCATCAGGGCGCAGGGCTTGGGTTGACCCTGGTTAAAGAACTGGTGTCTTTGATGAATGGAAATATTTCTGTGGAAAGCAAGGTTGGCCAGGGCACGACTGTTTATGTGGTTTTGCCTTTTGATCTTCCAGCAGACAAACAAAAAGAATCTGCACCAACTGCAGCCCTGTCCGGAGATGGCAAAAAGCACCTGGATATTCTTCTTGCTGAAGATGATCCATTAAACCAGATGTTCATGATCCATATTCTGAAAAAAATGGGGCACTCGGTTACTCTGGCTAAAAACGGAAAGGAAGCTGTAGATCTTTTCCAGGACAAGGAGTTTGACTGCATCCTCATGGATATCCAGATGCCGGTCATGACCGGGGATGAAGCAACAAGGCGCATACGCGCCCATGAGGTTAGAAGTCAGGGGCCAGGGATCAGGAGACAGGAGTCAGGGGCCAGGGATCAGGAGACAGGAGTCAGGGGTCAGGGGGCAGGAGACAGAGGGCAGATATCAGGAGTCAGGAGTCAGGAGTCAGGGTCCGGGGAGCATAAGTCCCAGGTAAAACACTTCAAAGGGGACAGCGGTTTTTCGGGGCAGGCAGAGCTCGGAGGTCTAAGTTCTGACCATCCGCCATCCGCCTTCAGTCTTTCTCAGCCTTTAAAGCACATTCCAATTATCGCTGTCACGGCCCATACCCAGCCCGGAGACAGGGAAGAGTTTATAGAGGCCGGTATGGATGATTTTATAGGAAAGCCAGTGCGTAAGGAGGATTTGGAGAAAGTGTTGTACAAACTTCAAACAGGAATGGGCAAAGAGCCATGA